The following are from one region of the Bacillus thuringiensis genome:
- a CDS encoding nucleotide pyrophosphohydrolase encodes MEDLQNAVIKFRDERNWGQFHNAKDLAISLNLEASELLETFQWKSSEEATETKMQEIKEEMADVMIYLLMLSDKLDIDLEEVVHAKLEKNAEKYPVEKAFGSNKKYNEL; translated from the coding sequence ATGGAAGATTTGCAAAATGCAGTAATAAAGTTTCGAGATGAGAGAAATTGGGGGCAGTTTCATAATGCGAAGGATCTAGCAATTTCCTTAAATTTAGAAGCATCAGAGTTGCTTGAGACTTTTCAATGGAAGTCTAGTGAAGAAGCAACAGAGACGAAAATGCAGGAAATAAAAGAAGAAATGGCCGATGTAATGATCTATTTACTTATGCTAAGTGATAAATTAGATATCGATCTAGAAGAAGTAGTACATGCTAAGTTGGAAAAGAATGCAGAGAAATATCCTGTAGAAAAAGCATTTGGGAGTAATAAAAAATATAACGAACTGTAA